CCTCGTAGTAGCCCAGCGTCGCGTGCGGCGACCGGTGCACGATCTCGCCGACCGTCCCGGCCGGCACGTCCTGGTCGGCGTCGTCGACGATGCGGGTCTCGACGTTGACCGACGCGCGGCCCGCCGAGCCGGCGTACGCCAGCTGCTCGTGCGGTTTGAGGATCGTGGCCAGCGGGGCCATCTCGGTCTGGCCGTAGAAGTTCCACAGCCGGATCGACGGCAGCCGCTCCTGCAGCTCGCGCAGCACCTCGACGGGCATGGCCGCGGCGCCGTAGTAGCCCTTGCGCAGCGACGAGAGGTCGGTGGAGTCGAAGTCGGGGTGCCGCAGCAGGCCGATCCACACCGTCGGGGGCGCGAAGTACTTCGTCACCTGGTGCTCGGCGATCGCGGCGAGGACCGCGCCCGGGTCGGGGCCGGGCAGGATCACGCTCGTGGCGCCGAGGTAGACGTCGGGGCCGAGGAAGCAGTCGAGCTGCGCGCAGTGGTACATCGGCAGCGTGTGCAGCTCGACGTCGTCGCCGCTCATCTCGCCGTCGATGACGCACGAGGCGTACTGCCACAGCAGCGAGCGGCTGGAGAGCAGCGCTCCCTTGGGACGCGACTCGGTGCCGGAGGTGAACATCATGCGGACCGGGTCGTCGTCGGCGACGAGCACCCCGGGTGGCGTGCCGTCGAAGTCGAACCAGGCCTGCGCGTCGGGCCACCCGGTGCCGGAGACGTCGGCTCCCCGCGGGCCGATGGCGGCGCGGACCGGCACCTCGAGCCCGCTCTCGGCGACCGCCTCGTCGGCGGTGGGCACGAGGGCGTCTTCGACGACGAACGCCTTCACCCCGGCCTTGGCCAGGATGAAGGCGATCTCGTGGGCGCCGAGCATGAAGTTCACCGGCACCAGCACCAGCCCGAGCCGGGCGGTGGCGAAGTCGAGCACGGCGAACTGCCAGCAATTGTGGCTGAGCAGCGCGACCCGGTCGCCCTTGACCAGCCCCTCGGCAGCCAGCGCGGCCGCCGTGCGGTCCACGCAGGCCGCCAGCTCGACGTACGTCATGGTCGTCGGGCCGTCGACGAGCGCGACCCGGTCGGGTGCGTTGCGGGAGGTGCGCCGGGGCAGGTCGCCCAGCGACTGCTGCCGTGCGGTGCTGATCAGGGAGGTCAGGTCGCTCACCCCGGCACCGTACGACGGGAGGGGTCAGTCGGGCACGTAGTCGAACGTGTCGGGGTTGGGACCCTGGCGGCCGTCCTCGCCCTTGTCGAGCCCGTCGATCAGCGACATCTGCTCCTTGTCGAGCTCGAAGTCGAAGATCTCGAAGTTCTCCTTCATGCGGGCCGGGGTGACCGACTTGGGGAAGACGATGTCGCCGCGCTGCACGTGCCACCGCAGGGTGACCTGCGCCGGGGTCCGGCCAACCTGCTCGGCGATGTCGGTGATCGTGCCGTCGTCCAGGACCTTGCCCTGGGCGATCGGCGACCAGGCCTCGACCGCGACGCCGTGCTTGTGCGAGGCCTCGCGGGCGGCGTTGTTGGCGAAGTAGGGGTGGACCTCGATCTGGTTGACCGCGGGCGCCTTGCCGGTCTCCTCGACGATGCGGTCGAGGTGGGCCGGCTGGAAGTTGGAGACGCCGACCGACGCGGCGCGGCCGTCCTCGACGAAGGACAGCATCGTCTGCCACGTGGAGACGAAGTCGCCGTCGTAGAGCGTCGGGAGCGGCCAGTGGATGAGGAAGAGGTCGACCTTGTCGAGGCCCAGCGCCGACATGGTGCCGTCGAAGGCGCGGCGCGCGTCGTCGGGCTTGTGGAACCCGTTGTTGAGCTTGGAGGTGATGTAGAGCTCGTCGCGGGCGAGGCCCGAGGCGGCGACGGCCTCGCCGACGCCCTTCTCGTTCTTGTACATCTGGGCGGTGTCGATGTGGCGGTAGCCGATCTCGAGCGCCTGCGTCACGACCTCGGCGGTGTCCTCCGGCGGGACCTGGAAGACACCGAACCCGAGCTGGGGGATCGAGGTGCCGTCGTTCAGGGTGATCGTGGGAATTGACATGTCACCTACCTACCCAGACCCGCGCGACGCCTAACCCCCGAGCGACACCCCGAGCGCCTCGGCGAAGCCCTCGCGGTCGGCCACGGTGAGCGTCGCGCCGGGGTGGACGATCCGCTTGGTCGGGTCGATCGCGGGCACCGGCCGGTCGAACCGCACGCAGACGCCGGCCCGCCCGTTGGTCGCGAAGGACACGCCGCGGTCGCTGAACGACAGGTGCGGCGGGCCGGCCGTCTTGACGAAGGTGTAGCCGCCCGTCCGCGTCGCCGAGGTGATGTTGGACAGCGCCGTGCGCAGCGACCACGGGCCGTAGCGCACGCGGAGCGCGGTCGGGCTCACCTCGGCGTACGCCGTCCAGGGCGTGATGCCGAAGGGCAGACCGGCCACGCGGTAGGCGGCGTCCCAGTCGAACGCGAATCTCTGGCTCACCACTCGATCCTGCCGCGCAGGGGCAAGTGGCGCGAGGACGTGCCGACCCGGACCCGGTAGGTGCCGGGCGTGACGACCCACGCGTGCCGGCTCGGGCTCCAGCGCGCGAAGGCGCGGCGGGGCAGGTGGATCGTCACCCGCCGGGACTCACCCGGCTGCAGGCGTACGGCGGCGAACCCGCGCAGCTGCCTCGGCGGCTCACCGGCCCTGGCCGGGTAGGCGACGTAGACCTGCGGGACGGCCTTGCCCGGCCGGGTCCCGGTGTTGCGGACCGTGACCCGGACCAGCGCGCCCCGGCCGTCGCGGCGCACCGCCAGGTCGCGGAAGGAGTACGTCGTGTAGCCGAGCCCGAAGCCGAACGGGAACAGCGGCGAGACGCCCTGGGCGTCGTACCACCGGTAGCCCACGTGCAGGCCCTCGGAGTAGGTGACGCGGCCGTCGCGGCCGGGGTACTGCGCCGGGGTGAACCGCACCTGGCGCTCGGAGCGCGGGAAGGTCTGCGGGAGCCGTCCGCCGGGCTCGAGCTCGCCGTAGAGCACCGCGCCGAGGGCGTTGCCGTGCTCCGCCCCGCCGTACCACGGGACGAGGACGGCGCCGGCGTCGGAGAGCCACGGCATCCGGACCGGAGCACCGATGTCGAGGACCACGACGTTGCGCCGGTTGGCCTGCGTGACCGCGGCGATCATCTTCTCCTGCTCCAGCGGCACCGACTGGCAGAACAGCGTGACGCAGGCCGAGGGACGAAGCCCGAGGTCGGGCCGGTCGGTCCCCTCCGAGGACCCGTCGGTCGCGACCACGACGGCGACGTCGGCGGCCTGCGCCGCGAGGCGGGCGTCCTCGACGTTCGACCCCTCGACGTAGACCACGCGGTCGCCGTGGGCGGCGGCCTGGGCCTGGATGCCCTCGAGCGCGCTGACGATGCGCGGCGGGAGGTTGGGGCCGCGCGAGGACCCGCCACCGGAGACCGAGTTGGCGGCGCCGACCGGGTTGGCGGCGTAGCCGACGACCGCGATCGTGCGCCCGCCGTCGACGTTGCGCAGCGGCAGGAGGTGCTCGTGGTTCTTGAGCATCACGGTCGCCTCGGCCGCGACGCGGCGGGCGAGCGCGCGGTGCTCGGGGGTGGAGACGTCGGAGAGGTAGGGCACGGGTCCGGGTGCCACGACGTGGTCGAACAGCCCCTGCGCGAACATCGAGCGGGTGATGTTGCGGACCATCGCGTCGATGCGGGTGCGCGTGATCGAGCCCTTCGCCATGGCGGCCCTGAGCGAGTCCGCGCCGTAGTAGCGGGACCCGGCGCCGAAGACGCTCGTCGCGGGCAGCGAGGAGGCGAAGGCGTGCATCTCCAGGTCCATCCCGGCGTTGGCCGACGGGGCGGTGGAGTGGGTCGCGCCCCAGTCGGAGACCACGAAGCCCCGGAACCCCCAGTCCCTGCGGAGGATCCCGGTGAGCAGTGCGCGGTTCTGGCAGGCGTGCTTGCCGTCGATGCGGTTGTAGGAGCACATGATCGACCCGACGCCGGCCCGCCTCACCGCCGCCTCGAACGGCGCGAGGTAGAGCTCGCGGGCGGCGCGCTCGGGCACGTGGGTGTCGATCGTCATGCGGTCGACTTCTTGTTCGTTGAACGCGAAGTGCTTCGCGTCGGCGATCACCGGGTTGTCCTGGATGCCGCGGATGAACGGCACGGTCATCTCCGAGGACAGGTGGGGGTCCTCGCCGAAGTACTCGAAGTTGCGGCCGTTGTACGGCGTGCGCGCGAGGTTCATGCCCGGGGCCAGCATCACGTTGACGCCCTTGCTGTGCGCCTCGGCCCCGATGGCCCGGCCGAGGTCGCGCTCGAGCGCCGGGTCCCAGGTCGAGGCCTGTGCGACGCCGGACGGGAAGACCGTGGTGGCGAGGTGCATCCCGGCCACGCCGGACCCGGCGTCGGACAGCACGAGGTCGGGGACGCACAGCTCGGGGATGCCGTCGACGTGGCCGGCGTTGCCGTAGTAGGTCACCCAGGGCGGGTCGCCGAAGGTGAGCATGTGGAGCTCCTGGTCGAGCGACATCGCCCCGACCAGCGCGTCGGCCCGCTCGGATGCGGAGTCGCGGCGGTCCATCCAGCGCGCGCAGGCCGGGTCCGTGCCGGCGGTGGCCGGGCTCGTGCCCACCAGGCTCAGCAGGCCACCGACCAGGGTGGCGGCCGCCGCGGCGGTCAGGCTTCGCGGCATCCTCGTCGGGGTCCTCATGGGCTGCTCAACGAGCGGTGGCACGATCAGTGACATGACTCGACTCACCGTCGCGGTGCTCGGCACCGGGATCATGGGCGCTGCGATGGCGCGCTCGCTGGCTCGCGAGGGCCACACCGTGCGGGTGTGGAACCGCTCGCCCGAGAAGGCGCAGGCCGTCGAGCAGGAGGGCATCACCGCCGTCGGCTCGGTCAGGGAGGCGGTCCGCAAGGCCGACGCGGTCCTGACCGTCCTCTTCGACGCCGACAGCGTCCTCGCGGTCACCGACGACATCGTCGACGCGCTGCGCCTCGACGCCGTCTGGCTCCAGGTGAGCACGGTCGGCCCCGAGGGCGCCCGCCGCATCGCCAAGGAGGTGCCCCAGGCCCACGAGCGCCTGCTCGACGCGCCCGTGCTCGGCACGCGGCAGCCCGCCGAGGACGGCAAGCTCGTCGTGCTCCTCTCGGGGCCGAAGAAGGCGCGGGCGAGGGCCGAGCCGGTGCTCGAGGCGATCGGCTCGCGCACGGTCGTGGTCGGCAAGGAGGTCGGCCAGGCCAGCGCGCTCAAGCTGGCGTGCAACTCCTGGGTCGCCACGGTCAACGCCGGGACCGCGCAGGCCCTCGCCCTCGCGCAGGGCATGGGGGTCGACCCCGCGCTGTTCCTCGAGGCGGTCAAGGGCGGCCCGGTCGACGCGCCCTACGTGCAGCTCAAGGGCGCGCTGATGATCGAGCAGGACTGGGACACCCCGTCCTTCGCCGTCGACGGCGTCCGCAAGGACATCGCCCTCATGGTCGAGGCCGCCAAGGCCGCCGACGTCCCGCCCAAGCTGCTCAAGGCGCTGGCGTCGTACTACGAGCGCGCGTCCGAGGACGGGCTCGGCGGCGCGGACATGGCAGCCGTGCGGGCCGCCTTCGACCGCTGACCGTTCTGCGCACAGCAGAACGAACCGCGACCGCTCGGCCCCACCGCCGCCGTACGCTCGACCCATGAGCAACGAGCCTCTGTGGCGCGAGCTGGTGGGCGCCACGCTCCGCACGGTCCGGACCCGACGTGGCGAGCGCCTCAGCGACGTCGCCGAGCGGGCCGGCGTCTCGACGCAGTACCTCTCCGAGATCGAGCGCGGCCTCAAGGACCCGTCCTCGGAGATGCTGGCCGCGGTCGCCGGCGCGCTCGACCTGTCGGTGCGCGAGCTCGGGCTGCTGACCGTGCAGTCGGTCGTCGCCGTCGCGTCGACGCCGTTCTCGGTGACCTCGGTGACCTCGGCGCCCGGTGCCTCAGGCGCCCCGCACGGCGCGCTCTGCCTGGCCGCCTGAGAAGGCGTTGCTCCTGAGCACCACGTCGGCGATGCCGTAGTCCACCGCCGCCTGCCCCGGCAGCACCAGGTCGCGGTCGGTGTCCTCGCGGACCTGCTCGGGCGTGCGTCCGGTGTGGCGGGCCAGGACCTCCTCCAGCAGGGTGCGCACCCGCGCGACCTCGTCGGCCTCGAGGATCAGGTCGGGGATCGTCCCGCGGCCCTGGGCGGCCGGCTGGTGCAGCACGACCCGACCGTGCGGGAGGATCGCGCGCTGCCCGGGCTCACCGCCGGCGAGCAGCACGGCCGCGGTCCAGGCGGCCTGCCCCACGCAGGTGGTGTGGACGGGCGTGGAGACGAACTGCATCGCGTCGTACACCGCCAGCATCGCGGTGATCGAGCCACCGGGGGAGTTGAGGTAGAGGTTGATCGGCGTCTCGGGCGACTCCGACGCCAGGTGCAGCAGCTGGGCGATGACCACGTTGGCGACGCCGTCGTCGAGCTCGGTGCCGAGGTAGACGATGCGGTCCGCGAGCAGCCGTGAGAACAGGTCCATCGTCCGCTCGCCCCGCGGCGTGTGCTGGACGACGTAGGGGATCGTGAAGGAGCTCACGCCATCAGCCCCATCGAGCGTGTGTGCGCCGGCGCCACGTCGTCGACCGACGAGATCACCCGGTCCACGAAGCCGTAGGCGAGCGCCTCCTGCGCGTCGAACCACCGGTCGCGGCGCGAGTCCCGCTCGATCGTCGCGACGTCCTGGCCGGTGTGCTCGGCGACCAGCCCGATCACGGTGTCGCGGGTCTTGCGCAGGTCCTCGGCCTGGATCTCGATGTCGATGGCCGTGCCGCCGATGCCGGCCGACCCCTGGTGCAGCAGGACCCGGGCGTGCGGGAGGGCGTAGCGCTTGCCCGGGGTGCCGGCCGAGAGCAGGAACTGCCCGGCGCTCGCCGCCATCCCCATCGCCAGCGTGCTGACGTCGTTGGGGACCAGCCGCATCACGTCGTGGATCGCGAGCATCGCCGAGACCGAGCCGCCCGGGGAGTTGATCCAGAGGCTGATGTCGGAGCGGGGGTCCTCGGCCGAGAGCAGCAGGAGCTGGTGCATCAGCCGGTTGCCGTTGCCCTCCTCGAGGGCCTCGCCCAGCACGATGATGCGCTGGTGCATGAGTCGCCGGACCAGCTCGTCCTCGAGCCGTCCGTAGGTCGTCGTGGTCGTCATGCGGCCAGCGTGCGTCGTCGGCCGGCCGGGCCCCAGAGCGTGCTGCTGCTAGTGGATCAGCCGCGGGCGGATCACCCGGAGGGCCACCGAGGCGACCACTCCCACCACGTCCAGGGCGAGCTCCGCGCCGCGGCGGCCGGGGTGGATCGAGCGGTCGGCCTCCGACCAGGTGTCGAACCAGCCGAGCACCCGCACGACGCCGCCGGACTCGCGCTGGACAGTCACGTAGTCCAGCCGGCCCTCCCGGGTGCGGTGGGCCCGCACCTCGGGAAGGCCGACGAGTGGCGGCCGTGTGGCGACGGCCGTCATGCCGGGACCCGCTGGTCGTGGGTGCGGAGCGAGTCGCGGCGGCGCAGGTCGAGCGGCGAGGGCCGCCGCTCGAGACGGGAGTCCAGGACGGCGCGGGCGCGGTCGGCCCACCCGGCATGCGCGAGGGCCAGGAGCAACGTCTCCTCGACCACCTCGCGCTGGGCGGCCGACCCGCCCACCTCGGGCAGGGCCGGGACGATCTCCTCGAGGGTGTCGGCGGCCTCGACCCAGCGATCCTCGAGCGAGGCGCCCGGGGCCGTGCCCAGGGGCGCGACGACGGTGCGCATCGCGCCGCGGGCCGACCGCATGCGGCGCTCGAGGGCGGCCAGCCGCGTGGCGTCACCGTCGGCCGCGAGCGCGAGCGCGGCGTGCACGGCCACGAACGGCGTGCGGGGCTCCGCCAGCAGCTCGGGCTCGATGGTCCCGAGCACGGAGGAGGCCGGCGGCGCGGCGCCGTCGGCGGCCCCGGCGGGCCACGCGGAGGTGGTCACCCGCCAGCGCCACAGCGGCGACGCGGAGTCGACGAGTGCGAGGACGCCGGTGACGGCCCCGGGTCCGAGCTGGGTGTAGGAGCGCTGACGCACCGCCTCGGTGTCTCCCAGCGCGAGCTCGTGCAGGGCGGCGTGCCACGAGAAGTGCGCCCGGTGGATGGCCGCGCGGCCGCTCTCGGTGACCCAGTGGTCGAGCCACGCCCGCCCGGACTCGTGCTGGCCGGTCTCGGCGCTGACGTGGGTCTGCGCGTGCACCGCGTGGCCCGAGGACGGTTCACAGGTCAGCGCGCTCTCCGCCAGCCAGCCCGCCTCCTCGAAGCGGCCCTGGTCCTGGCGGGTGAAGGCCGGCAGCGAGATGTACCACCAGTGGTCGCCGTACGCCGGGGCAAGGCCCTCGACCAGGTCCCACGCCCCCTGCTGCACGTCGGTCACGCCCGAGAACGCGATGGTCGGGACGGCGGCGGAGACGGCGAGCACGTCGCGGGGGTGCTGCGCGATGTGGTTCATCAGCGCTCCGGCGCCGTTGCCGTTGACGTCGGCCACGCGCCGGGGCACCACGTCGACCAGGGAGCGCTCGCGGTCGTCACCACGTCGTCGCACGGCCTCCTGGGCTGCCTCGAGCGCGGCGGTGACGTCCGTGGTGGCGCCGGCCTCGTGGCCGAGCATCGCCAACGCGGCGTGGCCCGGGGCGAAGCCGGGGTCGAACGCGGTCGAGGCCTCGGCGGTGGACTCCCACAGCTCGCCGCGGCGCAGCGAGCCGAGCGTCCACAGGGGGCCTCGGCGATCCCGTTGGCGTCGACCAGCCGGCCCCGCTCGGCGCGAAAGCCCATGCCGCCGGACGCGCCGGCCCCGAGGATGGCGATGCGGGAGCGAGCGGGTGCGGCCACTATTTCTCCTAATCTGAGTAAGTCACTACAGATTAGAGGGCGTGGTCCAGGTTTCGCCAGCCGGACACGCCGGGTAGGGGTGACGCACCACCGACTGGTCGGGCTGTCGCAGGAGGAGAGGAACGCATGATCCGCAAGGGCAGCACGGTCTCGTGGAAGTGGGGCTCCAGCGCCGCCGAGGGCAAGGTCGCCGAGGTCCACCACGACAAGGTGACGCGTCAGAGCAAGGGCGAGTCGATCAGTCGCAACGGCAGCGACGACGACCCGGCCTACGTCATCGAGCAGGAGGACGGCACGACCGTCCTCAAGCTCAGGTCCGAGCTCCAGGAGTCCTGAGCCACCGCACTCTCAGCGCGGGGTGACGACGACCCGCACCCGGGTCACGCCGGCCCTCTGGGCGACGACGAGCCGGGCGGCGTTCGCGTCGGAGACGACCCGGCCACCGGTCACCGTCACGCGGTAGCCCTTCGGGTAGACGTACGCCGGGGTCGAGACGACCGTCCGGGAGCCGTGGCGGAAGCGCCCCTTCAGCGCACCGGCCTTGGCCGGTCGCCACGTCACCACGAGGCGGCGGGTGGCCCGGTCGTAGCGATCGGTCAGCGGGGTGCCGGCGACCACTGCCGGGTGGGGCACGACGAGGGCGCGCATCTTGGCCCAGTCGACGTTCTTGCCGCGCGGTGCCTCGGCCGGGTCGAGCACGAGCGCCTGGGTCGCGCCGGGACCGGTGGTGGTCGGGTCGTCGCAGCCGCAGTAGGCCCAGTACTGCCAGCCGGTCAGGTGCGCGGCCGCGCGCTGCACCATGCCGCGCAGCGTCGGCTGGTCGGTGGTCGCACCGAACTCGGTGAGCAGCGGCGGGTCGCCGGTCTCGTCGGCGTGCGCGTCGGCGTTGTCGAAGACCAGGTCGTCGAAGATGTGGCAGGCCAGCTCGCCGGCCCCCTCGGCGTCGGCCTCGGCGGTCAGGCAGTAGTCGTGGAAGGAGAACGCCAGCCGGGACCCCGTGGGGCGCACGCTCGTCCTCGCGCCGTTGTTGAACAGCACGTGCGGCTCGTAGAACACCGGCGTGCGTGAGTCCACGCGGCGGATCGCGTCGATGCTGCGCTGGCTGAAGGCCTGCAGGGTGGCGTCGAAGACGGGGCACCCCTCGGTGTTGGCGCAGGTCTGCCAGCCCGTGCCGGGCCACGGCTCGTTGAACAGGTCGTGGCCCAGGACGCCCGGCGTCCCCTTGAAGTACGACGCGACGTGGCGCCAGGCGCGGGCGTAGCGCGTCTGCAGCCCCACGCCACCGGGGCCGGCGTCGTCGGCCCAGAAGTGGTCGAACGCCCGGTTGAGGGCCAGGTTGCCGAAGTAGTTGTAGGGGAAGCCCAGCTGCGGCTGCGCCGGGACGCCGTCGTCGAGCACGGCCCAGTCGGGGGCGCCCTCGCCTTGGAACCGCTCGTTCCAGAGGTCCTGGTGGAAGTCGAGGAGGACCCAGATCCCTTGTGCAGCAAGGATCCTGGTGGTCCGACGGATCTTGGCGAGGTAGTCGTCGTCGTACCTCCCCGGGCGGGGCTCGACGGCCTTCCAGATCAGCCCCAGCCGCACGGTGTCGAACCCGTGGCGTCGCAGGAACGCCGCGTCGTCGCGGCCGAACCCGACCTGGCTGGGGGAGTAGGACCGGCGCTTGTAGACCATGTTGACCCCGTGCAGCAGGCGCACGCGTCCTGACGGGTCGACGATCCAGCGGCCGACGGGCCGCAGCCGCGTGGGCAGGTCGGTGGCGCGGACCACGGTCGGCGCGCTGGTCGCGGGCGCGGCTTCCCGGGCGGACGCCTCGACCGCGCCGGTGAGCAGGCCGGCGAGGAGCGTGGGCAGGACGGCGAGCAGCACCAGCAGTCGGGTCACCGGCCCAGGCTAGGAGCCGCCCGCGGACCCTGCCACTGAAACTGAATGTCGGTGGGCGCTGGTCTGATGGATCCATGGCGCACTACCCGTTCGGCACGGCCGAGGTCGAGCACGACCTCGGTGAGCTGACCCGTGGGTGGGACCGCACGGCCCGGCTCTCGCGGATGCAGACCCGGCGCCGCGCCCGTGAGGCGTCCGAGGCCCAGGACCTGCTCGACCTGGTCGGGTGGGCCGACGACCACCGCACCGACGCTCTCGAGTCGTGGGCGGGCGCTGCCCTGCTGCCCGGCCACGAGGGCCACTCCGAGCCGATCATGATGTCCGGGGTGCCGGTCGACGACTTCTGTCTCGCCGAGCTGTCCGCCGCCCTCGGCATCAGCCAGGGCGCCGCCCGGGCCCGGACCGAGGAGGCGCTCGAGCTGCGCGAACGCCTGCCCCGGTTGTGGACCGCGGTCCACGCCGGCAGGCTGGCTGCCTGGATGGCGCGCCAGGTCGCCCGGGAGACCAGGTCCCTGTCCGACGAGGCCGCGGACTTCGTCGACCGGCAGCTCGCCCCGTTCGCACGCACCCTGACCCTCACGCGCATCAAGCGTCTGGTGGCGGCAGCGATCAAGCGCTTCGACCCCGAGCGCGCCGCGGCCGATGAGCGCGCAGCCGCCGAGGATCGCGGGGTCTGGTTCGACCTGGAGCACGGCGGTGACGAGCTGGTCACCGAGGACTCCCGGCCCAACGGCACCGGCCGCCTGGAGGCGGTCGCCGACGTCCCCGACCTCCTGGCGCTCAAGGACGCCCTGGAGGTCAAGGCGCACGAGCAGCAGCTCCTCGGCGACGAGTCCTCGCACCAGGTGCGCATGGCGAAGGGCCTCGGCATCCTGGCCGACCCGCAGCACGCCCTCGACCTCTCCGCCGCCGCCGTCGACGTGCTCGACCCGGAGAGCGGGTCCGCCGTCGCGACCGACTCCCGGGTCCGTCGCGACCGGCGGCCGCACCGCAGCCGGCCGGTCTTCGGTGGTGACCGTCCCCTCCACGTCCACCTCCACACCAGCTCGCAGGTCGCACGCGTCGAGGCCAGCGGCCTGCCCCACGCGGGTTCTCCGATCAGCCGCGAGGCGATCGAGCGCTGGATCGCCGAGCTCGCCCCGGGAGTCCGGGTCAAGGTCACCCCCGTGGTCGACCTCAACCGCAACCACTCGGTCGACGCCTACGAGGCCCCGGACCACGTCCGGGCGATGGTCGAGCTCCGGGACGACACGTGTGTCTTCCCGTTCTGCACCAACCGCGGCAGGTTCGACCTCGACCACACGACTGCCTACGTCCCGATGGACGACGGCGGACCACCCGGCCAGGCGTGGACCTACAAGCGGGTCGACTCGGTCTTCGACCTCGATCCCGCCGGTCCCGACCCGTGGATGCCCGACTGGCTGCGTGAGCAGAGCCCCGGCCCCCGAATCCGGTGGGCCTCCGTGCGCCTACCTGTGGACCTCGCCCATCGGCTTCAGCTACCTCGTCACCTCGACCGGCACCTACCCCCGCGACTGATGCGCGCCCGTCGCGGTGTCGGCCGAGCTGGGGGGGTGCCGGCGGTGAGGCTCAGGGCTCAGGGCTCAGGGCTCAGGGGCGGCGGGTGGCGCGCACGACGACGTCGTGGATGGTCCTCTCGCGGCCGCCGGGGCCGGTCATGGTGCGCTGGGACTCCTCGGCGGTCACGACG
This genomic window from Nocardioides marmoribigeumensis contains:
- a CDS encoding cellulase family glycosylhydrolase is translated as MTRLLVLLAVLPTLLAGLLTGAVEASAREAAPATSAPTVVRATDLPTRLRPVGRWIVDPSGRVRLLHGVNMVYKRRSYSPSQVGFGRDDAAFLRRHGFDTVRLGLIWKAVEPRPGRYDDDYLAKIRRTTRILAAQGIWVLLDFHQDLWNERFQGEGAPDWAVLDDGVPAQPQLGFPYNYFGNLALNRAFDHFWADDAGPGGVGLQTRYARAWRHVASYFKGTPGVLGHDLFNEPWPGTGWQTCANTEGCPVFDATLQAFSQRSIDAIRRVDSRTPVFYEPHVLFNNGARTSVRPTGSRLAFSFHDYCLTAEADAEGAGELACHIFDDLVFDNADAHADETGDPPLLTEFGATTDQPTLRGMVQRAAAHLTGWQYWAYCGCDDPTTTGPGATQALVLDPAEAPRGKNVDWAKMRALVVPHPAVVAGTPLTDRYDRATRRLVVTWRPAKAGALKGRFRHGSRTVVSTPAYVYPKGYRVTVTGGRVVSDANAARLVVAQRAGVTRVRVVVTPR